In Mytilus edulis chromosome 4, xbMytEdul2.2, whole genome shotgun sequence, the following proteins share a genomic window:
- the LOC139518734 gene encoding intraflagellar transport protein 74 homolog, with product MAGRLPSAGGSRPRTGARPIGTAIQGGTATRLTTAMNPGTARPGTKGGSVAGGGALQSQLKVEDRPMTQQGLGGMKTGVKGQGRTVKDRTYFLGLVRSKINELNGENTRLNKEIENNSEENSAFLTYEKRAEVLASEIRDLQGELGDYNTLVDKLTTDEDIQDVEMDLQDLKNSNEREAKKIEELFEIKKQKEDQIRQIEQELDQEKRMADNIVNDMNPKMRKKYFEMKDVNEHMLKQLERGQQELDVLNSKIENSNEELSFSQVKQEAVRLYEQLNDLEMKRDALVQETKNQSSPAEEREKLLKQVKEDNQEIASLERQTNDLKEKIEQVQEEIRQLDIDIEENQGERNQKYKELKKREETIDEFLNSFEESKHQEHQRVTQLEQNTIAILEHMSRNMGRFSALPSPAELSTMKEDLAFKAGEMKKSETTTLGLAAESDKLQVDLQKVEQLEDKITTELVMLREKNSTMEKDLETYSDLDKLRDLSEKKRKRLQEDRISLQRRKENFKKVMQQLTSKYEGMKTSLDDNETYMQLGNLERKWQHHEQNNFVMKEFIAAKTMECDFRPINRRVFNAIQDFNQQLQSQMAGKPSM from the exons ATGGCTGGAAGATTACCCAGTGCCGGTGGCAGTAGACCTAGAACAG GTGCTAGACCTATTGGAACTGCCATCCAAGGAGGTACTGCTACCCGCTTGACAACAGCAATGAATCCTGGTACAGCTAGACCAGGAACCAAAGGGGGATCAGTAGCTGGAGGAGGGGCCTTACAGTCTCAGTTAAAGGTGGAAGACAGGCCAATGACACAACAGGGGTTAGGAGGAATGAAAACTGgagtcaaaggtcaaggtcgaaCTGTCAAGGATAGAACTTACTTTCTAGGATTAGTTAGGagtaaaataaatgaattgaatGGTGAAAATACAAGGTTGAATAAAGAGATAGAGAATAATTCAGAAGAAAATTCAGCTTTTCTGACCTATGAGAAGAGGGCAGAAGTATTAGCATCAGAAATAAGAGATTTACAGGGAGAGCTTGGTGACTATAACACACTGGTAGATAAACTGACCACAGACGAAGACATTCAGGACGTAGAAATGGACTTACAAGATctgaaaaattcaaatgaaagGGAGGCAAAAAAAATCGAAGAgctgtttgaaataaaaaagcaaaaagaAGATCAGATCAGACAAATAGAGCAGGAATTGGACCAAGAAAAAAGAATGGCGGATAATATTGTTAATGACATGAATccgaaaatgagaaaaaaatattttgaaatgaaagatGTTAATGAGCATATGTTGAAACAGTTAGAAAGAGGTCAACAAGAACTAGATGTTCTTAATTCAAAGATTGAAAACTCAAATGAAGAACTATCATTTTCCCAAGTTAAACAAGAAGCTGTTCGTCTTTATGAACAATTAAATGACCTTGAAATGAAGAGAGATGCTTTAGTCCAAGAAACAAAGAATCAATCATCACCAGCAGAAGAGAGAGAAAAGTTACTAAAACAGGTGAAAGAAGATAACCAGGAAATAGCAAGCTTGGAAAGACAGACAAATGATCTGAAagaaaaaatagaacaggttcaAGAGGAAATCAGACAATTAGATATTGATATAGAGGAAAATCAAGGGGAGAGAAATCAAAAGTACAAAGAATTAAAGAAAAGGGAGGAAACAATAGATGAGTTCCTTAATTCATTTGAAGAATCTAAACATCAGGAACATCAAAGGGTGACACAACTGGAGCAGAACACTATAGCAATACTGGAACATATGAGTAGAAATATGGGTCGATTTTCAGCACTACCATCCCCAGCAGAGCTCAGTACCATGAAAGAAGATTTAGCTTTTAAGGCAGGAGAAATGAAAAAATCAGAAACTACAACTCTGGGGCTTGCTGCAGAAAGTGACAAGTTACAAGTGGACTTACAGAAAGTGGAACAGCTTGAAGATAAAATTACAACAGAATTAGTTATGTTAAGAGAAAAGAATTCAACAATGGAAAAAGATTTAGAAACTTATTCAGATTTGGACAAGTTAAGGGATCTATCAGAGAAGAAGAGGAAGAGACTCCAAGAGGACAGAATTTCACTTCAAAGACGCAAAGAAAACTTTAAAAAGGTCATGCAGCAGTTGACCTCTAAATATGAAGGTATGAAAACGTCGCTAGatgataatgaaacatacatgcagCTTGGTAATTTAGAGAGGAAATGGCAACATCACGAACAAAATAATTTCGTCATGAAAGAATTCATTGCTGCTAAAACAATGGAATGTGATTTCCGACCAATAAACAGACGTGTGTTCAATGCTATTCAGGATTTCAACCAACAATTACAAAGTCAAATGGCAGGAAAGCCTAGCATGTGA